In a single window of the Stigmatopora nigra isolate UIUO_SnigA chromosome 7, RoL_Snig_1.1, whole genome shotgun sequence genome:
- the flot1b gene encoding flotillin-1b, translating into MFYTCGPNEAMVVSGFGRSPPLMIAGGRVFVIPCIQQIQRITLNTLTLNVKSDKVYTRHGVPISVTGIAQVKIQGQNKEMLATACQMFMGKSEAEIAHIALETLEGHQRAIIAHLTVEEIYQDRKKFSEQVFKVASSDLVNMGIGVVSYTLKDVHDDQDYLHSLGKARTAQVQKDARIGEAQYKRDAVIREAQAMQEKVSAQYKNEIEMAKSQRDYELKKSAYDMEVNTKKAESEMAYQLQVAKTKQSIEEEKMQVQVVERSQQIMLQEQEIIRKEKELEAKVKKPAEAEKYRLERLAEAQRLQLIMEAEAEAESIRMKGEAEAFALEAKGRAEAEQMSKKAEAFKQYGEGAMVDMLLEKLPLMAEEISKPLSSAQKVTMVSSGGADIGAAKLANEVLEIMTRVPSAVEQLTGVAISQVGNTSLRVH; encoded by the exons atgttttacaCGTGTGGACCCAATGAAGCCATGGTCGTCTCCG GCTTTGGGCGCTCTCCTCCTTTAATGATTGCTGGAGGACGGGTTTTTGTTATCCCGTGTATTCAGCAAATCCAGAG GATCACTCTTAACACGCTGACTCTAAATGTGAAGAGTGACAAAGTGTACACCCGACATGGTGTCCCCATTTCTGTGACAGGCATCGCTCAG GTGAAAATCCAAGGGCAGAACAAAGAGATGTTAGCCACCGCCTGCCAAATGTTTATGGGCAAATCAGAGGCTGAAATCGCCCATATCGCCCTGGAGACGCTGGAGGGTCACCAGAGAGCTATCATTGCTCACCTCACCGTAGAG GAGATCTACCAGGACCGCAAGAAGTTCTCCGAGCAGGTTTTTAAGGTGGCCTCTTCGGATCTTGTCAACATGGGGATCGGTGTGGTCAGCTACACCCTCAAGGATGTCCATGATGATCAG GATTACCTCCACTCACTGGGCAAAGCCAGGACAGCTCAAGTGCAAAAGGATGCCAGGATCGGAGAGGCGCAGTACAAGCGAGACGCCGTCATCAGG GAAGCCCAAGCGATGCAGGAGAAGGTCTCAGCCCAGTACAAGAACGAAATCGAGATGGCCAAATCCCAGCGGGACTACGAATTGAAGAAGTCGGCTTACGACATGGAGGTCAACACCAAGAAGGCGGAGTCAGAAATGGCCTATCAGCTTCAG GTGGCTAAGACCAAGCAGAGCATCGAGGAGGAGAAGATGCAAGTGCAGGTGGTGGAGCGCAGCCAGCAGATCATGCTGCAGGAGCAGGAAATCATCCGCAAGGAGAAGGAGCTGGAGGCCAAGGTCAAGAAGCCTGCTGAGGCCGAGAAGTATCGTCTGGAGAGGCTGGCAGAGGCCCAGCG CCTCCAGCTCATCATGGAGGCCGAGGCAGAAGCCGAGTCTATCAGA ATGAAGGGCGAGGCGGAGGCTTTCGCGCTGGAAGCCAAAGGTCGCGCTGAGGCCGAGCAGATGTCCAAGAAGGCTGAAGCCTTCAAGCAGTATGGAGAAGGCGCCATGGTGGATATGCTGCTGGAGAAGCTGCCTCTG ATGGCCGAGGAGATCAGCAAGCCGCTGTCGTCAGCTCAAAAGGTCACCATGGTTTCCAGCGGCGGTGCAGATATCGGCGCCGCCAAGCTGGCTAATGAGGTTCTGGAGATCATGACCCGCGTGCCCTCCGCCGTGGAGCAACTCACCGGGGTGGCCATCTctcag GTCGGGAACACGTCCCTCCGCGTGCATTAA
- the ddr1 gene encoding epithelial discoidin domain-containing receptor 1 — translation MVRPARWLTPPFPALVLIFVIQASSVKEHEWQFDAAAQCRYALGMEDGSILDSDITASSAWSDSTEAKHARLSTGEGDGAWCPKGPVFPDGSEYLQVDLHKLHFLALVGTQGRHADGHGQEFVRSYRLRYSRDGVKWITWKDRWGHEVVSGNDNTYDIVLKDLGPPIVARMVRFYPLADRVMSVCLRVELYGCVWKDGLSAYVAPVGHVMNLWGLPVYLNDSTYDGTTEQGVQFSGLGQLCDGVLGGDDFMESQELRVWPGYDYLGWNKDVLGKPSVEIEFHFEKPRIFHVMQVHGNNRHTQGVRVFNKVECVFKAGLMQPWTAPPLVLPVPLDDLKDPSARTLSLPLNGNQAHLLRCNFYFTNRWLLLSEISFISEPLKKDLTPESGPETPTSSFSPPLNQTSPPTLNRHSANATAMASAPPPTASPTTFTMDTTANWTLSGSEFAAVSPRAGLPVAKDDSSNTAILIGCLVGIILLLLAVIAVILWRQYWKKLLGKAQNGLSGDELRVHLSVPSDNVVINNTHSYSSRYQRIHTFPDDPEREGESVYQEPSALLHPRDHRDSTALLLNNPAYHLFLSDHRKGSRPSTCQAQEKSLNVPYACSSEPSPEKGFPPMQDEPPPYPGSPPYPALSPPVSPPLPPSVPHYAEADIVSLQGVSGNNTYAVPALAPSSPGADAGPLPELSRQCLIFKEKLGEGQFGEVHLCEIENPQDLPNLDFPFNVRKGRPLLVAVKILRPDASKNARNDFLKEVKILSRLKDPNIIRLLGVCVSSDPLCMVTEYMECGDLNQYLSQRVLLDKSGPSHTTPTISYPALISMAGQIASGMKFLSSLNFVHRDLATRNCLVGGDKGDGEDDPGGERHIKIADFGMSRNLYAGDYYRIQGRAVLPIRWMAWECILMGKFTTASDVWAFGVTLWEMLSVCQEQPYSNLTDEQVIDNAGEFFRDHGRQVYLGKPAVCPQGLYELMLSCWNRDCKLRPSFGHIHAFLTEDAMNMV, via the exons CAGCTCAATGCCGTTATGCCCTGGGGATGGAAGATGGCAGCATCTTAGACTCTGACATCACCGCCTCAAGCGCCTGGTCCGACTCCACTGAAGCCAAACACGCAAG GTTGAGTACTGGAGAAGGAGATGGAGCTTGGTGCCCCAAAGGGCCCGTCTTCCCCGACGGATCGGAATACCTTCAG GTGGACCTGCACAAACTCCACTTTTTGGCCCTGGTGGGCACCCAAGGTCGGCACGCCGACGGGCACGGCCAGGAATTCGTCCGCAGTTATCGTCTCCGCTACTCCCGAGACGGCGTGAAATGGATCACCTGGAAGGACCGCTGGGGACATGAA gTGGTGTCTGGGAACGATAACACCTACGATATAGTTCTGAAAGATCTGGGCCCTCCAATCGTGGCCCGCATGGTTCGCTTCTACCCTCTAGCTGACAGGGTTATGAGCGTCTGCCTTCGAGTTGAACTCTACGGATGTGTATGGAAAG ATGGCTTATCGGCTTATGTAGCTCCAGTGGGTCACGTCATGAATCTGTGGGGCCTGCCCGTCTACCTCAACGACTCCACCTACGACGGCACCACCGAGCAAGG GGTGCAGTTCAGCGGCCTGGGTCAACTGTGCGATGGCGTCCTTGGAGGAGACGACTTCATGGAGAGCCAGGAACTGCGGGTGTGGCCAGGTTACGACTACTTGGGCTGGAATAAAGACGTTCTCGGCAAACCCAGCGTGGAAATCGAGTTCCACTTTGAGAAGCCTCGTATCTTTCATGTCATGCAG GTGCACGGCAACAATCGTCACACTCAGGGCGTGCGGGTGTTCAACAAGGTGGAGTGCGTGTTCAAGGCCGGCCTCATGCAGCCGTGGACGGCCCCGCCCCTCGTCCTGCCCGTGCCCCTGGACGACCTGAAAGACCCTTCGGCTCGGACCCTCTCGCTACCCTTGAATGGCAACCAGGCCCACTTGCTGCGATGCAACTTTTACTTCACCAACAGATGGCTGCTCCTCAGTGAGATATCCTTCATTTCTG AACCATTGAAAAAGGACTTGACACCGGAGAGTGGTCCTGAGACTCCCACCTCTAGCTTCTCTCCTCCCCTCAATCAAACCTCTCCTCCGACCCTGAACCGCCACAGCGCCAACGCCACCGCCATGGCTTCCG CACCTCCTCCCACCGCCAGCCCCACCACCTTCACGATGGACACCACTGCTAATTGGACGCTGTCAG GTTCCGAGTTCGCCGCCGTCTCCCCGAGGGCGGGGCTTCCAGtggctaaagacgacagcagcaaTACAGCCATTCTGATTGGCTGCCTGGTGGGCATCATTCTCTTGCTGCTGGCCGTTATTGCCGTCATTCTTTGGAGACAATACTGGAAGAAACTACTAGGAAAG GCTCAAAATGGCCTGTCAGGTGACGAACTGCGCGTTCACCTGTCGGTTCCATCGGACAACGTTGTCATCAACAACACGCACAGTTACTCCAGCCGTTATCAGCGTATACACACCTTCCCCGACGACCCCGAACGAGAGGGCGAAAGCGTATACCAGGAGCCCAGCGCTCTGCTACACCCAAGGGATCACCGAGACAGCACAG CCTTGCTGTTAAACAACCCGGCCTATCACCTGTTCCTGTCAGATCACAGGAAAGGCTCCAGGCCCAGCACCTGTCAGGCTCAGGAAAAGAGTCTCAATGTGCCTTATG CATGCAGCTCTGAGCCTTCCCCGGAGAAGGGCTTCCCTCCAATGCAAGATGAGCCTCCGCCTTACCCAGGCTCGCCGCCATACCCGGCCCTGTCGCCACCCGTGTCTCCACCGCTGCCCCCCAGCGTGCCCCACTACGCCGAAGCCGACATTGTCAGCCTGCAGGGCGTGAGTGGAAACAACACGTACGCCGTGCCCGCCCTGGCGCCTTCCAGCCCGGGGGCCGATGCCGGACCCTTGCCCGAACTGTCGCGACAGTGTCTCATCTTCAAGGAGAAGCTCGGAGAGGGACAGTttggagag GTGCACCTATGTGAAATCGAGAACCCACAGGACCTTCCCAACTTGGACTTCCCTTTTAACGTACGAAAAGGTCGCCCTCTACTGGTAGCGGTCAAGATTTTACGACCTGACGCGTCTAAAAATGCTAG GAACGACTTTCTTAAGGAAGTCAAGATCCTTTCCCGTCTTAAGGACCCCAACATCATCCGTCTACTGGGCGTTTGCGTGAGCAGTGACCCCCTCTGTATGGTCACCGAGTACATGGAGTGCGGGGACCTCAACCAGTATTTGTCCCAGCGTGTCCTGCTGGACAAAAGCGGGCCTTCACATACCACGCCTACCATCAG ctaCCCAGCTCTCATTTCCATGGCCGGCCAGATCGCATCAGGAATGAAGTTCCTGTCCTCACTCAACTTTGTGCACCGCGACCTGGCCACGCGCAACTGCCTGGTGGGCGGCGACAAGGGCGATGGCGAAGACGACCCCGGCGGAGAGCGCCACATTAAGATTGCGGACTTTGGCATGAGTCGCAATCTGTATGCCGGAGACTACTACAGGATCCAAGGCCGAGCTGTGCTGCCCATTCGATGGATGGCCTGGGAGTGCATTCTTATG GGCAAGTTCACGACGGCCAGTGACGTGTGGGCGTTCGGCGTGACGCTGTGGGAGATGCTGAGCGTGTGCCAAGAGCAGCCATACTCCAACCTGACGGACGAACAAGTCATCGACAACGCCGGCGAGTTCTTTAGGGACCACGGCAGACAG GTGTACCTGGGAAAGCCCGCCGTGTGTCCTCAGGGTCTCTACGAGCTCATGTTGAGCTGCTGGAACCGCGACTGCAAACTCCGACCGTCCTTCGGCCACATCCACGCCTTCCTCACCGAGGACGCCATGAACATGGTGTGA